TCATCTTCTACTGTTCCATTGTTAAATGTAAAGTCATACTCTTTTGCAGCTTCTGCTTCTCCACTTAATGTTACAGTGTGAACTAAAGAAGTTCCTTCTGTTTGTGTATCACTTGTTACACTTGATACTTCTATATCTTCTTCATTTGCTTGAGGATCATCTGTAGTAGTTGCAGTTTCATCATCATTATTAGTAGTTCCTTCAACATCAACTAAATTTCCATCTGGATCATTAAACTCTAGCCCAGTTCCTCTTCCTTCTGCTCCATAAGTGTTTCCACTAATAGCCTCTGATGCAAAAAATGTAGATGCACCGTTTGAAGTTGATTCACCTGCTGCAGCTGCTTCTAACTGTTCTGCTAATGAACCGAAATCATCTATTATAATTCCATTTTGATTTGTGCTACCATCTGTTTGAGCAAGCAAATCTTTTAATTCTCTAATAATATTATCACTTTTAAATTCAGGGTTTAATACTGTTTGATTAAGTTCATCCATACCTTCTTGGTCATTTATAATTCCAAGTACAGATTTATTTTCAGTTAGTAAGCTAGATTCTTTAATTAATTTTGCCATATCTTCAAATTTAAACTTATATTTTTGTCCATCTTTATTGAACAAAATTTCAATAGAGTCTTCCCCATCACTTAAGTTAAACTTGTATTTTTTGGCATCTAAATTCTCAAAGTAAAACTGTTGTCCTGGTTCTGGTTTAATAACCATTCCATCCGTTAATTCTCTAACTTCTTTTGAACCATCTACATTTTTAATTATCACTTTAATCATAGTACTACCCTCATTATTAGAATTTCATACTATCCATTATATATGAAAAAAGTTTCTTTTGAGACACTTTTGCAGGTTTTATAAATATTTTTATTGCTAGTTTTATTATTATTTTAAAGGTGAGATTATTTTAAAATTTGCTCCATAATTTTTATTAGAAACAAGAAGCTTTCCATTCATATTCTTTTCGATAATTAATTTTGACATAAAAAGCCCTATTCCAGTACCTTCCTTTTTACCATAAGTAAAAAAAGGTTTAAAAATATTATCAACAGGTGTTACTTCAATTCCACCTGCATTATCTTCAACACTAAGAATAGAATTTTTATTATCAGAATCTAAAGTTATAATAATTTTAGGTTCTTTTATTTTTCTATCAACTAAAGCATCTTTTGCATTATTTAATAGATTTATTAAAACTTGAGTATATTCATTTTTATAGCCATAAATAGTAGGATTATTTTTAATAACGATATCAACAAAAATCCCATTTTTACGTAGCCCTGTGATGATTATTCCTAAAGAAGAGTTTATTTGATCAGAGAGTTTAAACTCGGTTTTTTCTTTATTGGTTGCAAAGAAGTTTTTGAAGTCATCTATTGTATTTGACATATATTTGGTTATATGATTTAGTTTAGAAATAGAGTCTAATAACTCATCATTATTTATACTTTTATTAAAATTGAGTTTAGCTTCAATAGGAATAAATAAAGAAGACAACTCCATTAAGGGTTGTCTCCATTGGTGGGCAATATTCTCTAGCATTTCACCCATTGCAGCAAGTTTATTTTGTTGAAAAATTATTTCATCTTTTTGTCTATTTTTTTCAACTTCTATAGCAACTAATTTTTCTAACTCTTTATTTTGTTCTTCTAACTCCATAAAATCTTCTAAACTAGTTTGCTTCATTTTTGCCTCTTTTAGTTTTATTTAATCTCTATTTTAAACTCTACTCTTCTTGATAACTCAGGATTTTCAGAACCATCACTATTTAATATTAACTCTTTTGAAGATTTACCTACTGCTTTAAAAGTATTATCTATAAAACTTTCATTTTCAATAACTATAGAATCTAAGCTTGTTTTTAAATACTCTAAAACTGCATCTGCTCTTTCTTGTGATAGAGCCATATTTTTACTAAATTTTTCTTCTTCTGATTTAGCACTACTATAAGCTGATGATGTATGACCTTCTACATAAACATTTTTTATAGAATTTTTATATTCAACTAAAGCAGCTATATATCTAGGGAAGAAATCCGATAAAATATTTTTGTACTCTTGCTTAAGATTATTACTTCCTCTTTCAAACATTAAAGAAGGGTTATTAAATCTAAATATTAATCTATTTTCATCAAAAGAAGCATTCCATTTTGCGAAATCATTTTCAAACTCTTTTTTTAATAATGCAGGTAAACTATTGATTGCTTTTATCTCTAGTTCTTCAGAGGTAAGACCCTTTTCATTAATTGAATTTACAGAAATTGCATCAACTCTATAATAACCATTTAAAAGTTTTTCTTCTACTTGTGCACACCATCTTTTCCCTAAAATATTAGCTTCTATTACACTTTCTCCTGAATCAAATGAAATTTGAATTCTTCTTACATCCTCATCATAGATATCTCCACAAATATTTGGCGTATTATCAGTTAATATTCCGTATTCATCTATTGAGATTTGATTATAAAATTGTGTATTTGTAGTTTTTTTAGGAGTTATTACTTTGCCAATACATTCTTGTTGAATATTCTTTGAACTAAGTAATTTTGCTGTTCTATTATCATTTAATTCTCTCGCATACTCATAAACAGAAACACCCTTTTCATCTTTTGCATTTATTTTTGCACCATTACATATTAGAAGTTCTGACATAAAAGTATAACCTTTTTTTACAGAATCAATTAAAGGTGTATCAAAATAATTGTCTTTTGTATTTATTTGGGCACCCTTTGATATAAGAACTTTTGCTATATCAAAATGATTAAATCTTGCAGCAATATGTAAAGGGGTATAACCATATTCATCTTTTGTATCTATATTCTCTTTATTAAGTAATTCATTTAATAACATCATATCATTTACTCTAACAGCGTAGTGTAAATCTTTTTCAACAGGTGAGCCTGTATTTTTAGTTGCACAACCTGCAAAAACACTTAGTATAAAAACTAAACTAAAAAAATATTTATTCATTTTTTTCCTTATCTTTCATGTAAAGCATTTTGCTTTACTTTTAATATTGGTTTTAATATAAAGTCAAGTATTGTCTTTTTACCAGTAATAATATCAACAGAAGCCACCATACCTGGAATAATTGGTAGTTTCTCACCATTACGTTCTAAATAATTCTTCTCTGTTCTTACAATAACTCTATAATAACTTTTACCCTCTTTTGATTCCTTATCTACAATACTATCAGCAGAGATTTCTGTGATTTTTGCATCTAATCCACCATAAATTGAAAAATCATAGGCAGTTATTTTTACAATTGCTTTTTGACTAGGATTAATAAAAGCAATATCTTTAGGATCAATCTTTGCTTCAACTAATAAAATATCACTTTGAGGAACTATTTCAACTAAATCTACCCCTGGTTGGATTACTCCACCTATTGTATTAAAATATAACTGCTTCACTATTCCATCTACTGGCGAAACAATAGTTGTTTTAGCAACTTTATCTTTATCTCCCACTAATCTTGCTTCAAATTTACTAATTAATCCAACAGTTTCTTGTAAAGTATTTGAAGCTTCCGCTCTAAAATTATTTAATTTTTCAGATACTCTACTTTTTGCTTCTTGTATCGCTAGTTCAGACCTTTTTACAGATAATAAAGCTGTTTCTAATTCAGAACTTACATCTGTATACTCTTTTTCTATATTTAAAAGTTCATATTTAGACTTAACCCCTCTTCTTACAAGCTTATGAATTGTTTCCCTTTGTTCTTTTATAAGGGCAAAACTTTTTTTAAGATTCTTAATAGTATTTTTTATTTCAGTTAATTCTTGTCTTTTTTGTGCAAGTTGAGTTTCCAAAACATCTACTGATGATTTTAACTCTTCATATCTATTAGCTAAAAGAGTCTGTTCCAATCTATCATAACCTGATTTATCTTCTAATACTTCTTTAGGAAACTCCAAAATAGGAACTGGTTTTGTTAAGTCTAAAGTAGCTTCAGCTTCAAGTCTTTGTTTAACTGCTAATAAACTAATATACTCTTGCTTACTCTCTTCTAATGTTGCTTGAAATCTTGTTGTATCAATTTTCATTAAAGGAGTGCCTTTTTTCACTGACTCACCATCTTTTACTAGAATTTCTGAAATAATACCTCCATCAAGAGACTGAACTCTTTGAATTTTATCTGAAGGAATAACTTTACCATTTCCTCTTGCTAACTCATCAATCTCTGCAAATGCTGACCAAAGAATGACTAAAGTAAAAAAAGAAATTATAAATATAAAAGTTAGATTTGCCACTTTACTAGGTGTCTCATTTGCATTTGCATAACTTGAATAGACAAACTCTAAATCTTCATCAGGACTTTTATCAAGACCATAAAGCTTATTAAACCATTTTTTTATCATTGTTTTGCACCTTTTGGTTTATTAAAAACTTCTTCTTTAGGACCATCAAAAGCAATCTGCCCATTTTCCACAATAATAACTCTATTTACTAAATGAAGCAATGAAGTTTTATGAGTAACTATAATTAATGTTTTGTCATGGATAATTTTTTCTATTTTTCTAATAAATGCTTGTTCTGTTTGTTTATCCATTGAGTTCGTTGGCTCATCAAGCATTAGAATATTTGGATTGGAAATTAATGCTCTTGCTAAAGTAACTGACTGTCTCTCACCTCCACTTAAACCTTCACCTCGTTCTCCTACCATCAAATCAAAACCAGCTTCATGTTTTCCTAAAAAGTCATCGAGTCCTGCAACTTTTGATACCTTTAAAAGCTCTTCATCGGATACATATTGTTCTCCAATTGTTATATTATCTTTTATTGTTCCCATAAATAAAAAAGGCTCTTGGGGTACACAACCTATTGCTCTTCTTAAATCAACTGGATCAATTTGTCTTGTATCTAAATCATCAACTAAAACAGAACCAGTAGTTGGTTCATAAAGATTCATAATAAGTTTAAGAAGTGTTGACTTTCCAGAACCAATTTTCCCTAATATAGCAACCTTCTCTCCAGGTTTTATACTTAGGTTTATATTTTTAAGAGTTTGATGATTTTGTTCTTTGTATGCAAAGTTTACATCTTTTAATTCAATTTTACCTTTTAATATAGGTCTACTGATATATGTTTTATTCTCTTTTTCTACTGGCATTTTCATAACTTCATCTAAGTTACTTAATGAAAGCATTGTTTTATCAAACTTTATAATAAGTCCTACCAATTGAGAAACAGGAGCAATTACTCTTCCATTTAAAATCATAGCTGCAATAATAGCACCCATTGTAATATCACCTTCACTTGCAAGATAAACTCCCCCTGCAACAATTGCAATATTTGAAAACTGTGAAATAAAAGCAGTAAAATAAGTAATACTTTGAGATAGAAAATGCCCTTTATCTGCATAATGAACTGTTTTATTTACTGAATTATCCCAGTTAGTTCTCATTCTATTTTGAGCTCTTACACTTTTAATAATTTCTAAACCAGTAACTGTTTCAATCATTGTTGTTTGTTTTATTTGCTCTTCTTTTACAGATTTTTCAATTATCTCTTTTAATGGTCTTTGCATATACCAAGAAACAAGAATTGAAATAATTACTGTAAAGATAGTAATATAAGCCAATGGTCCTGCGATATAAAAAACAACTATTATAAAGATAATAACAAAAGGGAAATCAACAAAAGCAGCTACTGTAGCACTTGTAAAAAACTCTCTCACGCTTTCAAAAGATTGTAGCCTACTTACAAATTGTCCAGTAGAGGCTGGTTTTGAGTTTATTTTTATATTTAATACATGATTAAAAATTTTATTTGAAATAATAGTATCTGTTCTTTTACTTGCAACCCCTAAAAAATAGGATCTTAAAACTTTTAAAACAAAATCAAAAAGCATTACAATACTAATACCAATAAACAATGCCCACATAGTTTCAATTGCATTATTAGGTAAAACTCTATCATAAACATTCATTGTAAACAATGGTGTAGCTAAGATGAATAAATTAATAAATAAAGAAACCAAAATAACTTGTTTGTAAATATTTTTATTTCTAAATAAAGTTCCCCAGAACCATTTTTGAGGGCTATCTACTTGTATTTCTTTTTCTATTCTATTATTAAAATTAAATTCTGGTTTTAAAATAATCAATTCACCTAAATATTCAGAATTTAATTTTTCTAAAGTCATTTCTGTTTCACCAGAACTAAGACCAGGAAGAATTACTTTTGCTATTCCTTCTTTCTCATCATAATCAAGTAAAACACATGATCTATCTTTTTCAAGCAAAAGCACAGCAGGAAGAGCAAGCTTTGTAAGTTTTGTTATTTCTCTTTTAACAACTTTACTTGTAAGTCCAATTCTTTTTGCAGCATCAATAAACATATCTAAATCTAACGATTTATTATGAACTGGAAGATTAAATTTCAAAGATTCTGCTGAGGCTTCTCTTTTATGATATTTTGATAAAAATATCAAGCACTCTAAAAGTGTATCAACAGTTCTTCTGTCCTTGAGGGTATTTAGACTTTCATCTAATTTTTCTTTTTCTTGCAATTTGCAACCTTGATAATATTAGTTAAAATTTTAGATTTTATTTATATTATCAATATATGCCTTATTAGACAATACAAGAGTAGAGTTTAAACTAATTATTTTATCTTTAGGTATATTTAAAAAGCTATCTAATTTATCTTCTAAATTATCATTTTTATTTAAAATATCATTTGTTTTTCCATCTAATTCTAACTCTCTTTTTAAATCAAGATTTAATTCTTTTCTAATTAATTCACTGTCTGTATCACTAATTAAACCTTCAAGTTCTTTTTCAATATTATTATTTTGTTTTTTAGGTTTATAATTAATTATTCTTGGAGCAATATTTGCACAATCTTGATTTTTTGAATTCACTACTGAGTTTGTTAGGTTTGATAAGTTAAACATCAAGTCATAATAATTGTTTATTAAAGCGTATTCAACTTCTATTAACGTTTTTGTTGATTCATAAAGTTCTCTTTCTGCATCTAAAATATCAACAAAAGTTCTTGTACCTGCTTGAAATTCACTTCTATATACATCTACAATATTTACATTTGCTTTTACATATTTTTTTAGCTCTTCAATTCTTCTTTTATATGTATCATGTTTCCCATATAAAGATTTTATTTCTGCAACAATTTCTTGAGTAATATCATCTAAAGTTTTCTTTTGTTCTTCTAAGAAAGTTTTTTCTTGAGTCGAAGTTACATTATTTTTATTACCATTAAATAAATTCCAATTAAAATTCAACCTAATATATTTTTCATCTGTTCTACCATTTTCAGTTAATTCTAAATCTTCATCAATTGAAGCTTTTAACTCTAAATCTATTTTTGGTAAAAATGATGCGTTCGCTTGTGCAATTTTTTCTCTTTGCATTTTTATTTTTTCTATTTGTTCTAATATTCTATAATTACTAGCAACCGCTTTTTTTATAGCTTCTTCTAAATTTTTTGGGATTTTAGTTTCATCAATAGCTGGTCTACATGTTTTACTAGTAGGATTTTCACCCACTAATTTAAAATACTTAGCTAATGTTGTATCTTTTTTATCTTCTTCATCAATATATCTATCTCTTATAAAATGCAGTTTTGAAGATACTTGATATGTTTCTAAAACTTCTCCACTAATACTTTCTTGTTCTTTTGCTATAGCTAAATTATCTTCATTTATTTTTATCATAGACTCAGTTAACGTTAATACTTCATCTGATTGAACTAAGCCTGTGTAAGCTTTAATTGTTTCTAAAACTGTGTTTTCAATTGCATAAAAACTTCTGTGTTTATTTGCTAAATCTTGATATTTCGTTTGTGCAACTTCAGAAGGAGTCAATCCTCCATCATATATATATTGTCTTAAAACAATTGCTGCACTATAACCATCTTGATCAGTCCATTCACCATCAGTAGCTGTTTTATTTATATCTCTTTTTTCTCTTTCACTTCCCTTTTGAAAATATGATTCTATATCTAATGTAGGTAAATAATTGCCTCTTCTTTCATCAACATACATTTTATATGCTTCTTGATTCTTTCTTTCAGCTATAACATTTGGATTTGTACTTAAAACTTTTTCAACACTATCTTTTAAACTAGTTGCACAAAGAGATGTCACTGATAGATACAAAAACAAACTCAAAAAAATCATTTTTATGCTATTGTTAGATTTCATTATCTTTCCTTAAGTAATCATTTCTTGCAAAACTGATTATTTTATTATATAATTATTTTTACATTTTAGCATAAAAAGAATAAAAAGCAATGGAAAATTACATAAATAATAAAAAAAGTGTTAAAATTATTAAAGAACACTTAAATATTCTTTATATTGAAGATGAAAGAAATATAAGAGAAAAGTTAAAAGAGGCTATAAAGCTTATTGTATCGAATGTTTATGATTGTGAAGACATTTCTCAAGCAAAAGAGATTTTAGATAAACATAGAATTGACATAATAATTTCTGACATTAATTTAAAGAATGAAAATGCCTTAGAATTTATAAAAAATATAAGAAAATATTATTTAAATTTACCTATTATTTTATTATCAGCATACACTGAAAAAAATTATTTATTAGAAGCAGCAAAACTAAAACTTGTTGATTATTTAGTAAAACCCATTGATTTTAAAATATTAAATAATACTATAGATAAAGCTGCACAGGAGCTTATTCAATACGGAAATTACATTGTTGATTTTGAAAATAAAACATCTTATAATATTCTTAATAAGAAATTATTATCTAAAGAAACCAAGAAAGACATTATATTAACAGCAAAAGAGATAGAATTGCTTGAATATTTTATTTCTAACAGTAATAGAGTCCTTTCCCATGATGAAATAAAAAATAAACTTTGGATAGATTCTTATGAAATTACAGACTCTGCACTTAAAAACTTAATTAATAAACTAAGAAAAAAAATAGGGAAAGAGTCAATAAAGAATATTTCAGGAGTTGGATTTAAAATAGAATTGATTTAAAATTTCAATTTTTTAAACTCTTTAATTAAAAATAACTGCCGTTGATAAATATATTTTTCTAAAATCTTTCTATCCCCAAAAGACAATTCATATATAAAAACTATTTTACTATAATCATTATTGATTTCTTTAATTTTATGAACTAAAGCTTTGAAGGCTAATCTTTCTTTATGAACAATTATATTTTCAAAGGAAGCTTCATGTTCTGTTTTAAAACCTATTACAATATCTACCTTATCTCCTAACCTTAACTTATTAGTTATATTTTTAGCAATAAAAGAAATAGAGGAAGAAGAAATAGACTCTACTTTATAACTATATCTTTCACTATTAGCAAAAATTGATCCATTAAATGTCTCATCAGGATCGACTCGTACAGTTTTTCTATTCTTTGAACTAGTTTCAACTTGAACTAAATCCTTTAAACAAACAATATTGCTAAGTTCATCATAGCTTTCAAGTTTAGCATTTAGAATTTTATTTTCAATATGTATTGTTGTCTTTTTTTCATATCTTATAGCTTTTATCTGTACATTTTCTGTTTTTATTCTTATTCTATCTTTTTCAATATTTATAATAGAAGCATCGTGAATAAAAGGAATTCCTTTATAATGGTTAATTAGTTCAATTTTATTATTGTTTAGTTTAGAGTCATAAAGCTCTTTAAATAAATCATCTTCAATTGATTCTTCATCACTATTTTCTATCTTTTCAATTGAACACAATAAAGAAGAAATTAAAGTATCGTAGTTTACTGGTTTTTGTATAAACTCATTTATTCCAAGTTTTTTAAACTTCATTATATTCTCTTCATAAGCATGAGCAGATATTATCACTACTTGTGCATGAGGGCTAAATTCTAATAATTTTGCAATAAATTCATGTCCATCCATTTGAGGCATTGTTAAATCAGTTAAAACTAAATCTGGTAAACTTTTCTTAAAAATTTCTAAACCAACTAAACCATTGTCAGCTACATAAACTTCTTTAAAAAGTTTACCCACAAAATTTTTCATCTGCTTTTGAATATGCTTACTATCTTCTACTATTAAAACACTATATTCACTTGCTTTATTTTTTAGTTTCATTAATTCAGACAATTTCACCCCTTAATACTATTTCAAAGCAAGCACCAAAATTTTGATTATATGCTTTAATTTTACCTTCTAGATGTTTTTCTACAATAATCTTCGACATATAAAGCCCTAAACCTGTACCCTCAAGCTCATCTTTTGTAGTAAAATATGGTTCGAAAATATTATTTATAATCTCTTCAGGTATTCCTCCTGCATTATCACATATTTTTATTATGATATTTTCACCATCTAAATACTCATAAACATCTATTCTTTTGTGCTCTATGTCTCTTTGAACTAAAACTTCTTTTGCATTTTTTAAAATATTTATAATTACTTGTAAAAACTCTTTTTCAAAACTATTAACTTTTTTACCTGATGTAAACTCTTTCTTTACTTCAATATTGTTATTTTCTAAAGTTTTACCCATAACAGAAATTGCATCTTTAAATACATCTTCTACAAAAAAGCTCTCTTTTTGTTTATTTGGTTTAAAAAAGTTCCTAAAATCTTCAATTGTTTGAGATAAGTATTGTGTTTGAGATATTATGTCTTGTGCATTTTCTTCTAATGCTTCTTTATCTATCATATCAAGATCTATATCCATTAAAATATTGTTTGCACTCATTGCTACAACAGAGATTGGTTGTCTCCATTGATGAGCAATCATACTTATCATTTCACCCATTGCAGCATGTCTTGATTGTGCAATCATTAGTTCTTCTTTATCTTTTAATTCTTCTTGTAGTTTTAGCTCTTTTGTTATCTCTTGTTTGATTGCCATATAGTTAATGATTTTTTTATCTTTTTTAGAAAAAATTGGGAAAATTATAGCTCTTTCCCAAAACTCTTTTTTATTTTTACTGATATTTCTAAAAACTCCACTCCACGTTTTTCCAGAAGAGATTGTTTGCCATAAATTATCATATTCCTCTTCATCCATAGTATCTGATTGTAAAACATCAATATTTTTACCTGTAATTTCAGAAAAACTATATCCACTTACTTTAGTAAAGTGAGAATTTACATACTCAACCTCACCTTTTTTATTTGTAATAACAAAAGAGATAGGAGCTTGCTCTACTGCTTGTCGTAAAATAGAAAGTTCATTTTGGATCAATGCAAACTCAGTAATATCTTGAATAGTACCTATTACAAGATGAACTTCTTTACTTTTATCTTTTTTAAACTCTATATTACAATTAACATGTCTTACTTCTTTATCTGATTGTCTTATGATTCTATACTCTGTTCGATATCCTCTTTTTTTGTATTTACCTAAAAAGAATCTTTTTACCACATTTTCTCTATCTTCTTCATGGGTAAAGTTTTTAACTAAATCTTCAAGGGTGATTTTTGTTTCATTGGCTAAACCAAAAACAGATTTAATATTTTTTGATAGAGTTAAAGTATTAGTTTTAAAGTCATATCTAAAGTGCCCTAAATTTGACATTTTCTCAGCTTTTAGAAGATTTTTCTCACTTGTCTTTAAATTAACTTCTAACTCTTTTTGCTTTGTAATATCAGTATGAAAACCAACCATTCTAATTGCATTTCCATTTTTATCAAAGATAGTCTTACCTCTATCTAAAATCCAAACCCAATGCCCATCTTTATGTTTTAATCTATGTACATTTTCATAATATGTAGTTCTTCCTCTATGATTTGCTTTTATATCACTTAT
The Arcobacter sp. CECT 8983 genome window above contains:
- a CDS encoding sensor histidine kinase codes for the protein MKQTSLEDFMELEEQNKELEKLVAIEVEKNRQKDEIIFQQNKLAAMGEMLENIAHQWRQPLMELSSLFIPIEAKLNFNKSINNDELLDSISKLNHITKYMSNTIDDFKNFFATNKEKTEFKLSDQINSSLGIIITGLRKNGIFVDIVIKNNPTIYGYKNEYTQVLINLLNNAKDALVDRKIKEPKIIITLDSDNKNSILSVEDNAGGIEVTPVDNIFKPFFTYGKKEGTGIGLFMSKLIIEKNMNGKLLVSNKNYGANFKIISPLK
- a CDS encoding ankyrin repeat domain-containing protein; translated protein: MNKYFFSLVFILSVFAGCATKNTGSPVEKDLHYAVRVNDMMLLNELLNKENIDTKDEYGYTPLHIAARFNHFDIAKVLISKGAQINTKDNYFDTPLIDSVKKGYTFMSELLICNGAKINAKDEKGVSVYEYARELNDNRTAKLLSSKNIQQECIGKVITPKKTTNTQFYNQISIDEYGILTDNTPNICGDIYDEDVRRIQISFDSGESVIEANILGKRWCAQVEEKLLNGYYRVDAISVNSINEKGLTSEELEIKAINSLPALLKKEFENDFAKWNASFDENRLIFRFNNPSLMFERGSNNLKQEYKNILSDFFPRYIAALVEYKNSIKNVYVEGHTSSAYSSAKSEEEKFSKNMALSQERADAVLEYLKTSLDSIVIENESFIDNTFKAVGKSSKELILNSDGSENPELSRRVEFKIEIK
- a CDS encoding HlyD family type I secretion periplasmic adaptor subunit encodes the protein MIKKWFNKLYGLDKSPDEDLEFVYSSYANANETPSKVANLTFIFIISFFTLVILWSAFAEIDELARGNGKVIPSDKIQRVQSLDGGIISEILVKDGESVKKGTPLMKIDTTRFQATLEESKQEYISLLAVKQRLEAEATLDLTKPVPILEFPKEVLEDKSGYDRLEQTLLANRYEELKSSVDVLETQLAQKRQELTEIKNTIKNLKKSFALIKEQRETIHKLVRRGVKSKYELLNIEKEYTDVSSELETALLSVKRSELAIQEAKSRVSEKLNNFRAEASNTLQETVGLISKFEARLVGDKDKVAKTTIVSPVDGIVKQLYFNTIGGVIQPGVDLVEIVPQSDILLVEAKIDPKDIAFINPSQKAIVKITAYDFSIYGGLDAKITEISADSIVDKESKEGKSYYRVIVRTEKNYLERNGEKLPIIPGMVASVDIITGKKTILDFILKPILKVKQNALHER
- a CDS encoding type I secretion system permease/ATPase, whose amino-acid sequence is MQEKEKLDESLNTLKDRRTVDTLLECLIFLSKYHKREASAESLKFNLPVHNKSLDLDMFIDAAKRIGLTSKVVKREITKLTKLALPAVLLLEKDRSCVLLDYDEKEGIAKVILPGLSSGETEMTLEKLNSEYLGELIILKPEFNFNNRIEKEIQVDSPQKWFWGTLFRNKNIYKQVILVSLFINLFILATPLFTMNVYDRVLPNNAIETMWALFIGISIVMLFDFVLKVLRSYFLGVASKRTDTIISNKIFNHVLNIKINSKPASTGQFVSRLQSFESVREFFTSATVAAFVDFPFVIIFIIVVFYIAGPLAYITIFTVIISILVSWYMQRPLKEIIEKSVKEEQIKQTTMIETVTGLEIIKSVRAQNRMRTNWDNSVNKTVHYADKGHFLSQSITYFTAFISQFSNIAIVAGGVYLASEGDITMGAIIAAMILNGRVIAPVSQLVGLIIKFDKTMLSLSNLDEVMKMPVEKENKTYISRPILKGKIELKDVNFAYKEQNHQTLKNINLSIKPGEKVAILGKIGSGKSTLLKLIMNLYEPTTGSVLVDDLDTRQIDPVDLRRAIGCVPQEPFLFMGTIKDNITIGEQYVSDEELLKVSKVAGLDDFLGKHEAGFDLMVGERGEGLSGGERQSVTLARALISNPNILMLDEPTNSMDKQTEQAFIRKIEKIIHDKTLIIVTHKTSLLHLVNRVIIVENGQIAFDGPKEEVFNKPKGAKQ
- a CDS encoding TolC family protein, yielding MKSNNSIKMIFLSLFLYLSVTSLCATSLKDSVEKVLSTNPNVIAERKNQEAYKMYVDERRGNYLPTLDIESYFQKGSEREKRDINKTATDGEWTDQDGYSAAIVLRQYIYDGGLTPSEVAQTKYQDLANKHRSFYAIENTVLETIKAYTGLVQSDEVLTLTESMIKINEDNLAIAKEQESISGEVLETYQVSSKLHFIRDRYIDEEDKKDTTLAKYFKLVGENPTSKTCRPAIDETKIPKNLEEAIKKAVASNYRILEQIEKIKMQREKIAQANASFLPKIDLELKASIDEDLELTENGRTDEKYIRLNFNWNLFNGNKNNVTSTQEKTFLEEQKKTLDDITQEIVAEIKSLYGKHDTYKRRIEELKKYVKANVNIVDVYRSEFQAGTRTFVDILDAERELYESTKTLIEVEYALINNYYDLMFNLSNLTNSVVNSKNQDCANIAPRIINYKPKKQNNNIEKELEGLISDTDSELIRKELNLDLKRELELDGKTNDILNKNDNLEDKLDSFLNIPKDKIISLNSTLVLSNKAYIDNINKI
- a CDS encoding response regulator transcription factor — translated: MENYINNKKSVKIIKEHLNILYIEDERNIREKLKEAIKLIVSNVYDCEDISQAKEILDKHRIDIIISDINLKNENALEFIKNIRKYYLNLPIILLSAYTEKNYLLEAAKLKLVDYLVKPIDFKILNNTIDKAAQELIQYGNYIVDFENKTSYNILNKKLLSKETKKDIILTAKEIELLEYFISNSNRVLSHDEIKNKLWIDSYEITDSALKNLINKLRKKIGKESIKNISGVGFKIELI
- a CDS encoding response regulator, producing MSELMKLKNKASEYSVLIVEDSKHIQKQMKNFVGKLFKEVYVADNGLVGLEIFKKSLPDLVLTDLTMPQMDGHEFIAKLLEFSPHAQVVIISAHAYEENIMKFKKLGINEFIQKPVNYDTLISSLLCSIEKIENSDEESIEDDLFKELYDSKLNNNKIELINHYKGIPFIHDASIINIEKDRIRIKTENVQIKAIRYEKKTTIHIENKILNAKLESYDELSNIVCLKDLVQVETSSKNRKTVRVDPDETFNGSIFANSERYSYKVESISSSSISFIAKNITNKLRLGDKVDIVIGFKTEHEASFENIIVHKERLAFKALVHKIKEINNDYSKIVFIYELSFGDRKILEKYIYQRQLFLIKEFKKLKF